A DNA window from Hevea brasiliensis isolate MT/VB/25A 57/8 chromosome 2, ASM3005281v1, whole genome shotgun sequence contains the following coding sequences:
- the LOC110665461 gene encoding uncharacterized protein LOC110665461, which produces MGGDDISRDKDNPWQSPNRPYQEKADYIELWGVFLFGLIGATATTLAVVQLRRNVEWFNAQLKRSESSWKGRTGSSFRSTFQEEAWKRYNRRMQEEYEEEMERVERIRRMQSVFNRERNKHKRSYESWRQNGSGAYHQHFQRDDWYWKTDTSFGDQRTNFRTPRERASYPLSHHYSVLGLDRSGKTPYTEAEIKKAFRAKAKEFHPDQNQDNKEFYEAKFKEVMISYEAIKQERKDMKS; this is translated from the exons ATGGGAGGCGATGATATTAGTCGAGATAAAGACAATCCATGGCAATCTCCTAACAGACCTTATCAAGAGAAAGCCGATTATATCGAACTTTGGGGAGTATTTCTCTTCGGTCTAATTGGCGCCACTGCTACCACTTTGGCT GTTGTTCAGCTGCGGAGGAATGTTGAATGGTTCAATGCTCAG TTAAAAAGGTCAGAATCATCATGGAAAGGAAGAACAGGCAGTTCCTTTCGGTCAACTTTTCAGGAGGAAGCATGGAAAAGGTATAATCGTCGAATGCAAGAGGAATATGAAGAGGAAATGGAGAGAGTA GAACGTATAAGGCGCATGCAAAGTGTGTTTAACCGAGAGAGGAACAAGCACAAGAGAAGCTATGAAAGCTGGAGGCAAAATGGTTCAGGTGCATATCATCAGCATTTTCAGCGAGATGATTGGTATTGGAAGACTGATACGTCCTTCGGTGATCAGAGGACTAACTTCAGGACTCCAAGAGAGAGAGCGAGCTACCCATTATCACATCATTACTCAGTTTTGGGCCTTGATAG GTCCGGAAAAACACCATATACTGAAGCTGAAATTAAG AAAGCATTCAGGGCGAAGGCAAAGGAGTTCCATCCAGATCAGAATCAAGATAATAAAG AGTTTTATGAGGCCAAGTTCAAAGAGGTAATGATATCCTACGAGGCTATTAAACAAGAAAGAAAGGACATGAAATCTTGA